One window of Flavobacterium dauae genomic DNA carries:
- the mgtE gene encoding magnesium transporter, producing MEFKISKEFIQEIEGFIADKNEREILRSLEDIHFADIAELMNELKGEDAGYLFKILDSEVTSEILLELDEEVREKILNNLSAKEIAEELDEMDTDDAADIISELSEEMKDEVISELEDFEHAKDIVELLRYDEDTAGGLMAKEYIQANENWNVLTCIQEIRKQAENVSRVHSIYVVDDEDRLKGRLSLKDLITSSTTTQIKDIYIPKVDYVKVDTDDVEVARIMQKYDLEAIPVIDETGRLVGRITIDDVVDVIKEEADRDYQMAAGISQDVEADDSIWELTKARLPWLLLALIGSFIAVNVAQSFSDAMTKYATLFFFTPLVAAMAGNVGVQSSAIVVQGLANNSLSGSLWKRLGKEMLLALLNSTILAALLLLATHFIMGTTYEISSTIVLALVTVMILASLIGTFIPIMLHKYGVDPAIATGPFITTSNDIFGILIYFTIAKMILGF from the coding sequence ATGGAATTCAAAATCAGTAAAGAATTTATCCAGGAAATCGAAGGCTTTATTGCCGACAAGAACGAGCGCGAAATACTTCGAAGTCTTGAGGATATACACTTTGCTGATATTGCCGAATTAATGAATGAATTAAAAGGAGAAGATGCGGGTTATCTGTTTAAAATCCTTGATTCTGAAGTTACTTCGGAAATTCTATTGGAATTGGATGAAGAAGTCCGCGAAAAAATCCTGAACAATCTTTCTGCCAAAGAAATTGCCGAGGAATTAGACGAAATGGACACCGATGATGCCGCCGACATTATTTCGGAACTTTCCGAAGAAATGAAAGACGAGGTTATTTCGGAGTTAGAAGATTTTGAACACGCCAAAGACATTGTAGAGTTGCTTCGTTATGACGAAGATACTGCCGGTGGTTTAATGGCAAAAGAATACATTCAGGCAAACGAAAACTGGAATGTACTGACCTGCATTCAGGAAATTCGAAAACAAGCCGAAAACGTTTCACGCGTACACTCTATTTATGTTGTTGACGATGAAGACCGTTTAAAAGGTCGTTTGTCTTTAAAAGACTTAATTACCTCATCAACCACCACTCAAATTAAAGATATTTACATACCCAAAGTAGATTATGTAAAAGTAGATACCGATGATGTTGAAGTGGCACGTATTATGCAAAAATACGATTTGGAAGCCATTCCCGTGATTGACGAAACCGGGCGTTTGGTGGGAAGAATTACCATTGACGACGTTGTTGACGTGATTAAAGAGGAAGCCGACCGTGATTACCAAATGGCGGCGGGTATTTCGCAAGACGTTGAAGCCGACGACAGTATTTGGGAACTTACAAAAGCACGTTTACCCTGGCTGCTTCTGGCATTAATAGGCAGTTTTATTGCCGTAAACGTTGCCCAAAGTTTTAGCGATGCCATGACCAAATATGCCACTTTGTTTTTCTTTACCCCATTGGTTGCCGCAATGGCAGGAAATGTAGGTGTACAATCGTCTGCAATTGTGGTACAGGGTTTGGCAAACAACAGTTTATCAGGTTCGTTATGGAAACGTTTGGGTAAAGAAATGTTGTTGGCTCTTTTAAACAGCACTATTCTTGCCGCATTGCTTTTATTGGCAACACATTTTATTATGGGTACCACTTATGAAATCTCGTCAACCATTGTACTGGCATTGGTTACCGTAATGATTTTAGCAAGCTTAATAGGAACTTTTATCCCAATTATGTTGCATAAATACGGCGTGGATCCCGCTATTGCTACCGGTCCGTTTATTACCACCAGCAACGATATTTTTGGAATTTTGATTTATTTTACCATTGCGAAAATGATTTTAGGGTTTTAA
- a CDS encoding DUF4286 family protein, whose amino-acid sequence MIIYNVTINIDESVHDEWLQWMQTKHIKDVLNTGCFTSARLVKVLVDEDMGGVTYSAQYFAPSKEALADYKQNHAPLLRNEGMERFADKMLTFRTDLEIISEHE is encoded by the coding sequence ATGATTATTTACAACGTTACCATAAATATAGACGAATCGGTTCACGATGAATGGCTTCAATGGATGCAAACCAAACACATTAAAGACGTGTTGAATACCGGTTGCTTTACATCGGCACGCCTGGTAAAAGTGTTGGTTGATGAAGATATGGGCGGGGTTACTTATTCTGCACAATATTTTGCACCAAGCAAAGAAGCTTTGGCAGATTACAAACAAAATCACGCCCCTTTATTGCGAAATGAAGGTATGGAACGCTTTGCCGATAAAATGTTAACGTTCCGCACCGATTTAGAAATCATCAGCGAGCATGAGTAA
- a CDS encoding helix-turn-helix transcriptional regulator, with product MNKENIKKAKNFDELLDIKYGKIGSENRDKFEEKAQYFVISEILKEARKEANMTQEQLAEKVGTKKSYISRLENGKCDIQLSTLYRIFEFGLGKRVNLLFG from the coding sequence ATGAACAAAGAGAACATCAAAAAGGCTAAAAACTTTGACGAGTTATTAGACATTAAATACGGAAAAATAGGCTCTGAAAACAGAGATAAGTTTGAAGAAAAAGCACAATATTTTGTAATCAGTGAAATATTGAAAGAAGCTCGTAAAGAAGCAAATATGACACAAGAGCAACTTGCCGAGAAAGTTGGAACAAAGAAAAGTTATATTTCTCGACTTGAAAATGGAAAATGTGACATTCAACTTTCTACTCTTTACAGAATTTTTGAATTTGGATTAGGGAAACGAGTAAACTTACTTTTTGGATAA
- the gldC gene encoding gliding motility protein GldC has product MANNTSEIKIKVTVDENKVPDDIRWTANDGGIKNEQAKAMLLSIWDSKVQETLRIDLWTKEMPVDEMKVFFHQTLVAMADTFERATDDKKMSDTMRDFCAYFAEKLELHKK; this is encoded by the coding sequence ATGGCTAACAACACCTCTGAAATTAAAATAAAGGTTACCGTTGACGAAAACAAAGTTCCCGATGATATCCGATGGACTGCAAATGATGGCGGTATTAAAAACGAACAGGCAAAGGCTATGTTATTGTCTATCTGGGACAGCAAAGTTCAGGAAACATTACGCATTGACTTGTGGACAAAAGAAATGCCTGTTGACGAAATGAAGGTATTTTTCCATCAAACATTAGTGGCAATGGCCGATACTTTTGAACGTGCTACCGACGATAAAAAAATGAGCGATACTATGCGCGACTTCTGTGCTTATTTCGCCGAAAAATTAGAATTGCATAAAAAATAG
- the nadE gene encoding NAD(+) synthase, with translation MAIEYKKINSEKIINHIVNWLKSYAETARVKGFVVGISGGIDSALVSTLCAKTGLPTLCVEMPIHQAPSQVSRGQEHIAFLKNNYLNVSNAVANLTATFDLMSQHLPSIDNEALLNLTLANTRARLRMTTLYYFAGINGFLVAGTGNKVEDFGVGFFTKYGDGGVDVSPIADLMKSEVQTLAAYLGITQNIINAKPTDGLFGDDRSDEDQLGANYDELEAAMNADAAGKTEADFYGRDLEVFKIYKRLNTINQHKMNPVPVCEISDEVRF, from the coding sequence ATGGCAATAGAATATAAAAAAATAAATTCCGAAAAAATAATAAATCACATTGTAAACTGGTTGAAAAGTTATGCCGAAACAGCTCGTGTGAAAGGGTTTGTAGTGGGCATTTCAGGCGGAATCGATTCTGCTTTGGTTTCTACTTTATGTGCCAAAACCGGATTGCCTACGTTATGTGTTGAAATGCCGATACATCAGGCTCCAAGCCAGGTTTCAAGAGGTCAGGAGCACATCGCTTTTTTAAAAAATAATTATCTCAATGTAAGCAATGCAGTTGCTAATTTAACTGCTACGTTTGATTTAATGAGTCAGCATTTGCCATCGATCGATAACGAGGCTTTGTTAAATCTGACGTTAGCCAATACACGTGCCCGTTTGCGTATGACCACCTTGTATTACTTTGCAGGAATTAATGGCTTTTTGGTTGCAGGCACCGGAAATAAAGTAGAAGATTTTGGCGTGGGATTTTTTACCAAATACGGCGATGGAGGTGTAGATGTGAGTCCTATTGCAGATTTAATGAAATCAGAAGTGCAGACATTGGCGGCTTATTTGGGAATTACGCAAAATATCATCAATGCAAAACCAACTGACGGCTTGTTTGGCGATGATCGATCAGACGAAGATCAACTGGGAGCAAATTATGATGAACTGGAAGCAGCAATGAATGCTGATGCAGCAGGGAAAACCGAAGCCGATTTTTATGGTCGCGATTTAGAAGTTTTTAAAATTTATAAACGTTTAAACACCATCAATCAACATAAAATGAATCCAGTTCCGGTTTGTGAAATTTCTGATGAAGTGCGGTTTTAA
- a CDS encoding type II toxin-antitoxin system RelE/ParE family toxin: protein MNFQRQIIFHEHYFIDFYVEQTEKVQEKIEYVFKIVRTVQNVPKKFLDHMTGTDGLYEIRIEFESNIYRIFCCFDKGNLVVLFNGFQKKSQKTPKKEIDLALKLKDEYFNSKKTK from the coding sequence ATGAATTTTCAAAGACAAATCATTTTTCACGAACACTATTTCATTGACTTTTATGTGGAACAAACTGAAAAAGTACAAGAAAAAATTGAGTATGTTTTTAAGATTGTGAGAACTGTACAAAATGTTCCTAAAAAGTTTCTCGATCACATGACAGGAACTGATGGACTTTATGAAATCAGAATTGAATTTGAAAGCAACATTTATAGAATTTTTTGTTGTTTTGACAAAGGTAATTTAGTAGTTCTGTTCAATGGTTTTCAAAAAAAATCTCAAAAAACACCAAAAAAAGAAATTGATTTGGCTTTGAAATTAAAAGATGAATATTTCAACTCAAAAAAGACAAAGTAA
- a CDS encoding TonB-dependent receptor plug domain-containing protein, translating into MKSKYLLLSLLTLPVVVNAQINPETDEVLDEIVIQENRMQIPFQQSTRNIQVLTKEEIKKLPVSSLNEVLAYVSGVDIRQRGPFGSQADINIDGGSFSQTMVLWNGVKMGDAQTAHHSMNLPIPLEAIERIEVLKGPAARIYGINALTGAINIVTKTQVDDFVQVHAYGGSSFKKKDAGDGNGMYAGGGVQATAGINKGKTSHLLSIGKEDSNGQRYNTAADNLKAMYQGNAALNDNNSVNWMGGYIDNEFGANGYYAAPHDKESYEIVKTLLLSVGSNHRINDRLIIKPRISNRYNEDDYRFYRNDLSKARSLHYSNAFMFELNGVYTSEIGDFGVGYEMRLEDINSSNLGEHDRKNHGWFAEYKNTFFDKLLVNVGAYWNYNTDYGFQWYPGADVAYWLNNDWKIQASIGSSQRIPSFIDLYVNQRPGNIGNPDLKPEAAWQYEFGANYSKANKHFTASVFERNISDFIDWTRLSADDPYQPHNVGSQIMRGVNVRYRQDIAIATNQKLGYSISYQYLSPKKEDASTAIASKYTIESLKHQAIAGINYTLNDFGIQFQNRYIKRELNNGYLVSDVRLMYQFPSFQIYTQVTNLFNSSYKEVAAVPMPNRWIQLGVNYRFNIKKTSE; encoded by the coding sequence ATGAAAAGCAAATACTTATTATTGTCCTTACTAACCCTTCCGGTTGTTGTAAATGCACAAATAAATCCAGAAACAGACGAAGTTTTAGATGAAATCGTTATTCAGGAAAACCGTATGCAGATTCCGTTTCAGCAATCTACCCGAAATATTCAGGTGCTAACGAAAGAAGAAATAAAAAAACTGCCTGTTTCATCGTTAAACGAGGTGCTGGCTTATGTAAGTGGTGTTGATATTCGTCAGCGAGGTCCCTTTGGTTCACAAGCCGATATTAATATTGACGGAGGATCTTTTAGTCAAACAATGGTATTGTGGAACGGCGTTAAAATGGGCGATGCACAAACGGCACATCACTCTATGAACTTACCTATTCCGTTAGAAGCTATTGAACGAATCGAGGTTCTAAAAGGCCCGGCAGCTCGCATCTACGGCATCAATGCCTTAACCGGAGCCATAAATATCGTGACAAAAACACAAGTAGATGACTTTGTACAGGTTCACGCTTACGGTGGCAGTTCGTTTAAAAAGAAAGATGCAGGCGATGGCAACGGAATGTACGCAGGTGGCGGTGTGCAGGCAACGGCAGGTATCAACAAAGGAAAAACCAGTCATTTGCTAAGTATTGGCAAAGAAGACTCAAACGGACAACGATACAATACGGCGGCTGATAATTTAAAGGCAATGTATCAGGGAAATGCTGCTTTAAACGACAATAATTCAGTAAACTGGATGGGCGGTTATATTGACAATGAATTTGGAGCGAATGGATATTACGCCGCACCACACGATAAAGAGTCGTACGAAATTGTTAAAACCTTATTGTTAAGCGTAGGCAGTAATCACCGTATCAACGATCGTTTAATCATTAAGCCCCGCATTAGCAACCGTTACAACGAAGACGATTACCGTTTTTACCGAAACGATTTAAGTAAAGCACGTTCGTTACACTATTCAAACGCGTTTATGTTTGAATTGAATGGAGTTTACACTTCAGAAATTGGTGATTTTGGCGTAGGATATGAGATGCGTTTAGAAGATATTAACAGCTCAAATCTTGGCGAGCACGACCGTAAAAACCACGGATGGTTTGCAGAATATAAAAATACGTTTTTTGATAAATTATTGGTAAATGTTGGTGCTTACTGGAATTACAATACCGATTACGGTTTTCAGTGGTATCCGGGTGCCGATGTGGCTTATTGGTTGAATAACGACTGGAAAATTCAGGCGAGTATAGGCAGCAGTCAGCGCATTCCGTCGTTTATCGATTTGTATGTAAATCAAAGACCAGGAAATATTGGAAATCCCGATTTAAAACCCGAAGCAGCCTGGCAATATGAATTTGGTGCGAATTATTCAAAAGCGAATAAACATTTTACAGCAAGTGTTTTTGAACGAAACATATCCGATTTTATCGATTGGACTCGATTGTCGGCTGATGATCCTTACCAACCACACAATGTAGGTAGCCAAATAATGCGTGGGGTAAATGTTCGTTACCGTCAAGATATTGCAATTGCCACTAATCAAAAGCTTGGTTATTCAATAAGCTATCAATATTTAAGCCCTAAAAAAGAAGACGCTTCAACGGCAATCGCTTCCAAATACACTATCGAAAGTTTAAAACATCAGGCAATTGCAGGAATCAATTATACACTAAACGATTTTGGAATCCAGTTTCAAAACCGATACATTAAACGCGAGTTAAACAATGGTTATCTAGTTTCAGATGTACGGTTAATGTATCAGTTTCCGTCGTTTCAAATTTATACGCAGGTAACCAATTTGTTCAACAGTTCGTATAAAGAAGTGGCTGCCGTGCCTATGCCCAACCGCTGGATACAGTTAGGTGTAAATTACAGATTTAATATTAAAAAGACTTCCGAATAG
- a CDS encoding RHS repeat-associated core domain-containing protein gives MYYYGARYYDPRISIFVSVDPLAEQTMTPYQYVHNNPINLIDPNRDE, from the coding sequence ATGTACTATTATGGAGCGAGGTATTACGACCCAAGAATTAGTATATTTGTAAGTGTTGACCCGCTGGCGGAGCAAACTATGACGCCTTATCAGTATGTTCATAATAATCCGATAAATCTTATTGACCCCAACAGGGATGAGTAA
- the serS gene encoding serine--tRNA ligase — protein MLQIAYIRENQEQVVKALAKRNLDAAEMIQKVIDLDEQRRATQVELDNILAESNKLSKEIGELMRNGEKAKAEILKEKTAKLKDKTADLKERLNTVSEDLTNQLYQIPNTPADIVPEGKTPEDNVTVFEEGEIPVLAEGSLPHWELAKKYDIIDFELGAKITGAGFPVYKGKGAKLQRALISYFLDKNTNAGYNEVQVPHLINEASGYGTGQLPDKEGQMYHATADDLYLIPTAEVPVTNLYRDVILNESELPICNTAYTPCFRREAGSYGAHVRGLNRLHQFDKVEIVRIEHPEKSYEALDGMVEHVKEILNELKLPYRILRLCGGDMGFTSALTYDFEVFSTAQDRWLEISSVSCFETYQANRLKLRFKGKDGKTQLAHTLNGSSLALPRVLAGILENYQTPEGIVIPDVLRPYCGFDMIN, from the coding sequence ATGTTACAGATAGCTTACATTAGAGAAAATCAGGAACAAGTGGTAAAAGCCCTTGCAAAAAGAAATCTTGATGCTGCTGAAATGATTCAAAAAGTTATAGACTTGGATGAACAGCGCAGAGCAACACAGGTTGAATTAGACAACATCTTGGCAGAATCGAACAAGCTATCCAAAGAAATTGGCGAATTAATGCGTAACGGCGAAAAAGCGAAAGCCGAAATTTTAAAAGAAAAAACAGCTAAGCTTAAAGATAAAACCGCCGATTTAAAAGAGCGTTTAAATACCGTAAGCGAAGATCTTACAAACCAATTATATCAAATTCCCAACACGCCCGCAGACATTGTCCCGGAAGGAAAAACACCTGAAGACAACGTAACGGTTTTTGAAGAAGGCGAAATCCCTGTTTTGGCAGAAGGATCTTTACCTCACTGGGAACTAGCAAAAAAATACGACATCATTGATTTTGAATTAGGTGCCAAAATTACAGGTGCAGGTTTCCCGGTTTATAAAGGAAAAGGTGCCAAGTTACAACGTGCCCTAATCAGTTATTTTTTAGATAAAAATACCAATGCAGGTTACAACGAAGTGCAGGTACCGCATTTAATTAACGAAGCATCGGGTTACGGCACGGGGCAATTACCCGATAAAGAAGGGCAAATGTACCACGCAACCGCTGACGATTTATATTTGATTCCAACTGCCGAAGTTCCTGTAACCAATTTATACCGCGATGTTATTTTAAACGAAAGCGAACTACCTATCTGCAACACCGCATATACGCCTTGTTTCCGCAGAGAAGCAGGATCGTACGGTGCACACGTTCGCGGATTAAACCGTTTACACCAGTTTGATAAGGTTGAAATTGTACGTATTGAGCATCCCGAAAAATCGTACGAGGCGTTAGACGGAATGGTGGAACACGTAAAAGAAATTTTAAACGAATTAAAATTACCGTACCGCATTTTGCGTTTGTGTGGCGGCGATATGGGCTTTACCTCAGCTTTAACATACGATTTTGAAGTGTTTTCAACCGCACAGGATCGCTGGTTAGAAATTTCATCAGTATCTTGTTTTGAAACCTATCAGGCAAACCGCTTAAAATTGCGTTTTAAAGGTAAAGACGGCAAAACACAACTGGCACACACCTTAAACGGATCGTCTTTGGCATTACCGCGTGTATTGGCAGGGATTTTAGAAAACTACCAAACCCCGGAAGGCATCGTGATTCCTGATGTATTGCGTCCTTATTGCGGATTTGATATGATAAACTAA
- the gldB gene encoding gliding motility lipoprotein GldB: protein MKNTFYLLLCSILLMGCKKENKINSEVLSVPVEAKIERFDREFMQVTPENFKALQNKYPYLLSSNIADSVWFKKKNDTLFRELYSETEKKFSDLSQLQNNLSLLFKHIKYYYPNENPGKVITVLSEVDITNRAIYADSISIISLDTYLGKEHKFYSGFDAYTLGDFEPNRIAVDLAENFALQKITPPQDRTFLSQMIYWGKITYIKQMLLPETSDALLMNYTEEQIKWTEANEAQMWKFFVENKYLYDNDIKLAARFIQRAPFSKFYLELDQESPGSVGVYIGWQIVGSYMKNNNVTLQELALKDAKTIFDQSKYKPKKYG, encoded by the coding sequence ATGAAAAACACGTTTTATTTACTACTCTGCTCTATTCTTTTAATGGGATGTAAAAAAGAAAACAAGATAAACAGCGAGGTTTTAAGCGTTCCTGTTGAAGCTAAGATTGAACGTTTTGATCGGGAATTTATGCAGGTAACTCCTGAAAATTTTAAAGCTTTACAAAATAAATATCCTTATTTATTAAGTTCAAACATTGCTGATTCTGTCTGGTTTAAGAAAAAAAACGACACGCTTTTCCGGGAACTTTACAGCGAGACCGAGAAGAAATTCAGCGATCTTTCTCAATTACAAAACAATTTGTCTTTGTTGTTTAAACATATCAAATACTATTATCCTAACGAAAACCCGGGCAAGGTAATCACCGTTTTATCTGAAGTAGATATTACAAACCGTGCCATTTACGCCGATTCTATCTCCATCATTTCATTAGATACGTATCTGGGTAAAGAACATAAATTTTATAGCGGTTTTGACGCTTATACATTAGGCGATTTTGAACCCAACCGAATTGCCGTTGATTTAGCCGAGAATTTTGCCTTACAAAAAATAACGCCACCGCAAGACCGTACTTTTTTAAGTCAGATGATTTATTGGGGTAAAATTACGTACATAAAACAGATGCTTTTACCTGAAACAAGCGATGCTTTACTAATGAACTATACCGAAGAGCAGATAAAATGGACCGAAGCTAATGAAGCACAAATGTGGAAGTTTTTTGTTGAAAACAAATACTTATACGACAACGATATAAAGCTGGCCGCCCGTTTTATACAGCGTGCCCCTTTTTCTAAGTTCTATCTGGAGCTGGATCAGGAATCGCCGGGAAGCGTAGGGGTTTACATTGGTTGGCAAATTGTTGGTTCGTATATGAAAAATAATAACGTAACTTTGCAGGAACTGGCATTAAAAGATGCCAAAACCATTTTTGATCAATCTAAATATAAACCTAAAAAATATGGCTAA
- a CDS encoding NAD(P)-dependent alcohol dehydrogenase — MTTKAYAAFNAVDPLQAHTIERRSLNAKDVFIKIEYCGVCHSDLHTAKSDWGPTNYPAVPGHEIIGRVEAVGNEVTQFKVGEIVGVGCMVESCKHCHSCNEGLEQYCENGFTGTYNSTKSKYGGVTYGGYSENIVVEEDFVLHIPDNLPLENVAPLLCAGITTWSPLSHWNIQKGDKVGIVGLGGLGHMGVKFAKAMGAHVVMITTSASKGADAMSLGADEVLISKDPEQMKKHAYSFDFLLNTIPVAHDVNPYLLLLKLDKTMCMVGAIEPLPGVHGGVLINKRRNIAGSLIGGIKETQEMLDFCGKHGIVSEVEVIQMKDINEAYIRMQKSDVKYRFVIDMKTL, encoded by the coding sequence ATGACTACAAAAGCTTACGCAGCTTTCAATGCGGTTGATCCGTTGCAAGCACATACCATAGAAAGAAGATCCTTAAACGCTAAAGACGTATTTATAAAAATAGAATACTGCGGTGTTTGCCACAGCGATTTACACACGGCAAAATCTGATTGGGGACCAACAAATTATCCTGCGGTTCCCGGCCATGAAATCATTGGTAGGGTAGAAGCTGTGGGCAATGAAGTTACACAGTTTAAAGTTGGTGAAATTGTTGGGGTGGGTTGTATGGTAGAATCGTGCAAACACTGCCATTCATGCAACGAAGGTTTAGAACAGTATTGCGAAAATGGTTTTACGGGTACCTATAATTCTACAAAATCTAAATATGGAGGAGTTACTTATGGCGGATATTCTGAAAATATCGTGGTAGAAGAAGATTTTGTATTACACATTCCCGATAATCTACCCTTAGAAAATGTAGCACCTTTATTGTGTGCCGGTATTACCACGTGGTCGCCTTTAAGTCATTGGAACATTCAAAAAGGAGACAAAGTAGGCATTGTTGGCTTGGGCGGATTAGGACATATGGGCGTAAAATTTGCCAAAGCAATGGGTGCACACGTGGTAATGATTACAACGTCAGCGTCTAAAGGTGCAGATGCAATGAGTTTGGGTGCCGATGAAGTTCTGATTTCAAAAGATCCGGAACAAATGAAAAAACACGCATATAGTTTTGATTTTCTGTTAAATACCATTCCGGTAGCACATGATGTAAACCCTTATTTGTTGTTATTGAAGTTAGACAAAACAATGTGTATGGTTGGTGCTATTGAACCATTGCCGGGCGTTCATGGTGGTGTGTTGATTAACAAACGAAGAAACATTGCCGGATCGTTAATCGGCGGAATTAAAGAAACACAGGAAATGCTCGATTTTTGTGGAAAACACGGAATTGTTTCTGAAGTGGAAGTGATCCAAATGAAGGATATCAACGAGGCTTATATTCGTATGCAAAAATCAGATGTGAAGTATCGTTTTGTAATTGATATGAAAACGTTGTAA
- the rpe gene encoding ribulose-phosphate 3-epimerase — protein MKNTLIAPSVLAADFANLQRDVELINNSAADWFHIDIMDGVFVPNISFGMPVLAAINKHAKKTIDVHLMIVDPDRYIETFKALGADILTVHYEACTHLHRSLQAIKAAGMKAGVAINPHTNVALLEDVINDIDLVCIMSVNPGFGGQSFIENTYKKVQQLKEIIVRNNAPTLIEIDGGVTDKNAANLVKAGADVLVAGSFVFNAQDPIATIENLKKITAV, from the coding sequence ATGAAAAATACACTAATTGCCCCATCGGTTCTTGCAGCCGATTTTGCCAACTTACAACGCGATGTAGAGCTAATTAACAATAGTGCCGCCGACTGGTTTCACATTGATATTATGGACGGTGTTTTTGTACCGAACATCTCTTTTGGAATGCCGGTTTTAGCAGCTATTAACAAACACGCTAAAAAAACAATCGATGTACATTTAATGATTGTTGATCCTGACAGATACATTGAAACTTTTAAAGCTTTGGGTGCCGATATTTTAACGGTTCATTACGAAGCTTGTACCCATTTACACCGATCGTTACAAGCTATTAAAGCTGCCGGAATGAAAGCCGGAGTGGCAATTAATCCGCACACCAATGTAGCTTTGTTAGAAGATGTGATTAACGATATTGATTTGGTTTGTATTATGAGTGTGAATCCTGGTTTTGGCGGACAATCATTCATTGAAAACACCTATAAAAAAGTACAACAGCTTAAAGAAATTATTGTTAGAAATAATGCCCCAACTTTAATTGAAATTGATGGGGGTGTTACCGATAAAAACGCTGCAAATTTAGTAAAAGCAGGTGCTGATGTATTGGTTGCAGGCAGTTTTGTGTTTAATGCACAAGACCCCATTGCAACCATAGAAAATTTAAAGAAAATTACTGCTGTATAA
- the rsmA gene encoding 16S rRNA (adenine(1518)-N(6)/adenine(1519)-N(6))-dimethyltransferase RsmA — translation MSNQDKVRAKKHLGQHFLNDESVAKNIADTLTLNGYNKVLEIGPGMGVLTKYILEKPVETFVVEIDTESVAYLEKHYPKLHNHIIGEDFLKYNLKKIFNEEPFAIIGNFPYNISTQIVFRVLEMRDQIPEFSGMFQKEVAERICEKKGSKTYGILSVLAQAFYDTEYLFTVSEHVFTPPPKVKSGVMRMIRKEDYSLPCNEKLFFTVVKSAFNQRRKTLRNSLKSFLSDQIKEDEVFNLRPEQLNVEEFISLTQKIEAYGIQNQ, via the coding sequence ATGAGTAATCAGGATAAAGTCCGGGCAAAAAAGCATTTGGGTCAGCATTTTTTAAACGATGAAAGCGTTGCAAAGAATATTGCTGACACCTTAACGCTTAACGGTTACAACAAAGTATTGGAAATTGGTCCGGGAATGGGCGTGCTAACCAAGTATATTTTAGAAAAACCGGTAGAAACCTTTGTGGTTGAAATTGATACCGAATCGGTTGCCTATCTGGAAAAACACTATCCAAAATTGCACAACCACATTATTGGCGAAGATTTTTTGAAATACAATTTAAAGAAGATTTTTAACGAAGAACCTTTTGCCATTATTGGCAATTTTCCGTACAATATTTCAACACAGATTGTTTTCAGGGTTTTAGAAATGCGCGATCAGATACCGGAATTCTCGGGAATGTTTCAAAAGGAAGTTGCCGAACGCATTTGCGAGAAAAAAGGCAGCAAAACCTACGGAATATTGTCGGTTTTAGCACAGGCTTTTTACGATACCGAATACCTGTTTACCGTATCAGAACACGTTTTTACGCCACCACCCAAAGTAAAATCGGGCGTAATGCGAATGATCCGAAAAGAAGATTACTCGCTGCCGTGCAATGAAAAATTGTTTTTTACCGTGGTAAAATCGGCTTTTAACCAACGCAGAAAAACACTGAGAAACAGTTTAAAAAGCTTTTTATCAGATCAAATTAAAGAAGACGAAGTGTTCAACCTTCGTCCCGAACAATTAAACGTAGAAGAATTTATTTCATTAACGCAAAAAATAGAAGCTTATGGAATTCAAAATCAGTAA